From one Maniola jurtina chromosome 5, ilManJurt1.1, whole genome shotgun sequence genomic stretch:
- the LOC123865438 gene encoding NADH dehydrogenase [ubiquinone] 1 beta subcomplex subunit 3, giving the protein MGGHGHGPPYTIPKYTDFQIKGIPQLEELEKALAQKGLKDPWIRNEAWRYHPGFGTKWLRARKLFFRGFGLGLVLTVATVAAERAAGGGGDHAHH; this is encoded by the exons ATGGGTGGACACGGGCACGGGCCGCCTTACACCATCCCGAAGTACACAGACTTCCAAATCAAAGGAATTCCACAACTGGAGGAGCTGGAGAAGGCCCTGGCGCAGAAAGGCCTGAAAGATCCATGGATCAG GAATGAAGCATGGAGGTATCACCCTGGCTTTGGAACCAAATGGCTGCGTGCAAGGAAACTCTTCTTCCGAGGCTTCGGCTTGGGGCTGGTGCTGACGGTGGCCACGGTGGCGGCGGagcgcgcggcgggcggcggcggcgaccACGCGCACCACTAG
- the LOC123865434 gene encoding protein Rae1, which yields MFPQLSAGNGNPNKDVEVSSPPDDTVAALEFSPPSVPQTFLVAGSWDGKVRCWEVEASGKTVPKAEQGMDGPVLDVAWHDDGTKVFMASADKTVKCWDLASNQTVLMTGHDAPVKTCHWVKAPNYTCLMTASWDKTLKFWDTRSPGPIMGLPLSERCYCADVDYPMAAVGTADRGVCLYSLEGKPSEVKRVESPLKYQHRCIAIFRDKKTKQPTGFALGSVEGRVAIQYVSPSNPKDNFTFKCHRSQGAAGGYQDIYAVNDIAFHPVHGTLATVGSDGSFSFWDKDARTKLKSSELLDQPLTKCAFNHSGQIFAYAVGYDWSKGHENFNPAKKNFIFLRPCFEDLKPRST from the exons ATGTTCCCGCAGCTGTCTGCCGGCAACGGCAACCCGAACAAGGACGTGGAGGTGAGCTCGCCGCCCGACGACACGGTGGCCGCGCTGGAGTTCTCGCCGCCCTCCGTGCCGCAGACCTTCCTCGTCGCCGGCTCCTGGGATGGcaag GTTCGATGCTGGGAAGTAGAGGCTTCTGGAAAGACTGTGCCCAAAGCGGAGCAGGGCATGGATGGACCAGTCCTGGATGTAGCCTGGCATGAT GATGGTACAAAAGTATTTATGGCCTCGGCAGATAAAACCGTGAAGTGTTGGGATCTAGCGAGCAACCAGACGGTTTTGATGACGGGTCACGACGCGCCCGTCAAGACGTGCCACTGGGTCAAGGCTCCCAACTACACTTGCCTCATGACCGCCTCCTGGGATAAGACACTGAAG TTTTGGGACACACGCAGCCCGGGGCCCATAATGGGCCTGCCCCTGTCGGAGCGCTGCTACTGTGCAGACGTGGACTACCCCATGGCGGCCGTGGGCACGGCCGACCGCGGCGTGTGCCTCTACTCGCTGGAGGGCAAGCCCAGCGAGGTGAAGCGCGTGGAGTCGCCGCTGAAGTACCAGCACCGCTGCATCGCCATCTTCCGCGACAAGAAGACCAAGCAGCCCACGGGCTTCGCGCTCGGCAGCGTGGAGGGCCGCGTGGCCATCCAGTACGTGAGCCCCAGCAACCCCAAGGACAACTTCACGTTCAAGTGCCACCGCTCGCAGGGCGCGGCCGGCGGCTACCAGGACATCTACGCCGTCAACGACATCGCCTTCCACCCGGTGCACGGCACGCTGGCCACCGTGGGCTCGGACGGCTCCTTCTCCTTCTGGGACAAGGACGCGCGCACCAAGCTCAAGAGCTCCGAGCTGCTGGACCAGCCGCTCACCAAGTGCGCCTTCAACCACAGCGGCCAGATCTTCGCCTACGCCGTCGGCTATGACTGGTCCAAG GGTCACGAGAACTTCAATCCAGCCAAGAAGAACTTCATCTTCCTGCGGCCCTGCTTCGAAGATCTCAAGCCACGATCCAcctaa
- the LOC123865437 gene encoding SOSS complex subunit B homolog yields the protein MGSTEYVQIKELKAGMKNINAIFIVLEVGAPTLTKEAREVRTLRVADASASVNLSVWDEAGALLQPGDIVRLTRGYAALWRAALTLYSGKSGDLQKVGEFCMLFNEQLNMSEPQPAPPPAPAPAPALDAHKTYARGRGAQRANSRR from the coding sequence ATGGGCAGCACGGAGTACGTGCAGATCAAGGAGCTGAAGGCGGGCATGAAGAACATTAACGCGATCTTCATCGTGCTGGAGGTGGGCGCGCCCACGCTGACCAAGGAGGCGCGCGAGGTGCGCACGCTGCGCGTGGCGGACGCGTCGGCGTCCGTCAACCTGTCGGTGTGGGACGAGGCGGGCGCGCTGCTGCAGCCCGGCGACATCGTGCGGCTGACGCGCGGCTACGCGGCGCTGTGGCGCGCGGCGCTCACGCTGTACTCGGGCAAGTCGGGCGACCTGCAGAAGGTGGGCGAGTTCTGCATGCTGTTCAACGAGCAGCTCAACATGAGCGAGCCGcagcccgcgccgccgcccgcgcccgcgcccgcgcccgcgctcGACGCGCACAAGACGTACGCGCGCGGCCGCGGCGCGCAGCGCGCCAACAGCCGCCGCTAG